One genomic segment of Ricinus communis isolate WT05 ecotype wild-type chromosome 5, ASM1957865v1, whole genome shotgun sequence includes these proteins:
- the LOC8270499 gene encoding probable carboxylesterase 11, translating into MPSVAVKLYSVFFKFLLKHRLQSRIQTPIDSSSSSSSNPFGVTTRPEESVSAPNPSFTDGVATKDIHIDPFTSLTIRIFLPESALNPPEPDSKYQSKPKAKPNPNKSSNLDHLHNDNHLHVIRRNSLGHTSTASNTGSPSPPESRRNSYGCTNDVVVVESLNNVVYRGYAPNVDKTKKLPIMLQFHGGGWVSGSNDSVANDFFCRRIAKLCDVVVVAVGYRLAPENKYPAAFEDGLKVLNWLGKQANLSECSKSMGTAKGAAEFKKADLARHIVDTFGASMVEPWLAAHGDPSRCVLLGVSCGANIADYVARKAVEAGKLLDPVNVVAQVLMYPFFIGSIPTHSEIKLANSYFYDKPMCMLAWKLFLPEEEFSLDHPAANPLIPGRGPPLKLMPPTLTVVAEHDWMRDRAIAYSEELRKVNVDAPVLEYKDAVHEFATLDMLLKTPQALACAEDIAIWVKKYISFRGHEFSY; encoded by the exons ATGCCAAGTGTAGCTGTTAAGTTGTATAGTGTCTTCTTTAAGTTCCTTTTAAAACACCGATTACAAAGTCGGATCCAAACACCTATCgattcttcttcctcttcttcttctaacCCATTCGGTGTCACAACCCGACCCGAAGAATCCGTTTCCGCTCCTAATCCGTCTTTCACCGACGGTGTTGCCACCAAAGATATTCATATCGACCCCTTCACTTCTCTCACAATTCGGATCTTTCTTCCCGAATCAGCTCTAAATCCACCTGAACCCGATTCAAAATACCAATCTAAACCTAAAGCAAAACCAAACCCTAATAAAAGTTCTAATCTCGATCATCTTCACAACGACAATCACCTTCACGTTATACGGAGAAACAGTCTTGGACACACTTCTACGGCTAGTAACACTGGATCACCGTCGCCCCCTGAATCTAGAAGGAATAGCTATGGTTGTACTAATGATGTTGTCGTTGTTGAGTCTTTAAATAATGTTGTTTACAGAGGATACGCACCAAATGTTgataaaacaaagaaattgcCAATAATGTTGCAATTTCATGGTGGTGGATGGGTTAGCGGAAGTAATGATTCAGTTGCCAATGATTTCTTCTGTAGAAGGATTGCTAAATTATGTGATGTGGTTGTCGTTGCGGTTGGCTATAGGTTGGCCCCGGAGAATAAGTATCCAGCTGCTTTTGAAGATGGGTTAAAGGTTTTGAATTGGTTAGGAAAGCAAGCTAATTTGTCTGAGTGTAGTAAATCCATGGGGACTGCTAAAGGTGCCGCGGAGTTTAAGAAGGCTGATCTTGCTAGACATATTGTTGATACTTTTGGTGCGTCTATGGTTGAGCCATGGCTCGCTGCTCATGGTGATCCATCTAG ATGTGTTCTACTTGGAGTTAGTTGTGGTGCAAATATTGCAGACTATGTGGCTCGAAAAGCCGTAGAGGCAGGCAAGCTTTTGGATCCTGTTAATGTTGTAGCTCAGGTCTTGATGTATCCGTTCTTCATTGGGAGCATCCCTACACATTCTGAGATAAAATTGGCAAATTCCTACTTCTATGATAAGCCAATGTGCATGCTTGCGTGGAAACTCTTTCTACCAGAGGAAGAGTTCAGTCTTGACCACCCAGCTGCCAACCCCTTGATCCCTGGCAGGGGACCTCCTCTAAAGCTTATGCCCCCAACACTGACAGTGGTAGCAGAACATGACTGGATGAGAGACCGGGCCATTGCTTACTCTGAGGAGCTGAGGAAGGTGAATGTAGATGCCCCTGTTCTAGAGTATAAGGATGCAGTTCATGAATTTGCAACCCTTGACATGCTTCTGAAGACCCCTCAGGCCCTGGCATGTGCTGAGGACATTGCTATTTGGGTCAAGAAGTACATTTCATTTCGAGGCCATGAGTTTTCATATTAA